Proteins co-encoded in one Bremerella sp. TYQ1 genomic window:
- a CDS encoding TraR/DksA family transcriptional regulator has product MARSRDEFIGKMKEILLRRRDALRKALAGDLSLLKELEQTSGDVVDFALDSVQDELSSQLAEVESRELASIDTALEQIKAGKYGECEGCSATIPIARLQALPYATLCIKCQRELEELGPDGVSWAQTDDTQAVN; this is encoded by the coding sequence ATGGCACGGTCAAGAGACGAATTTATCGGCAAGATGAAGGAAATTCTCCTTCGCCGTCGCGACGCCCTGCGTAAGGCGTTGGCTGGGGACTTGAGTCTGTTGAAGGAACTTGAACAGACCTCCGGCGACGTCGTCGACTTCGCGCTCGATTCGGTCCAGGACGAACTCAGTTCGCAGTTGGCCGAAGTCGAAAGCCGTGAACTTGCCAGTATCGATACGGCACTCGAACAAATCAAAGCCGGCAAGTACGGTGAATGCGAAGGCTGCAGCGCCACCATTCCGATCGCTCGCCTGCAGGCATTACCGTACGCGACGCTGTGCATCAAATGCCAACGCGAACTGGAAGAACTTGGTCCTGATGGCGTCAGCTGGGCCCAGACCGACGACACCCAAGCCGTCAACTAA
- a CDS encoding S1C family serine protease, which translates to MRSYLSLSLVLLVSTIASGQERYVSPMERAELREEILAEADFLQRHLNHLKRVVKFVRPSIVHIETTMAGNGFSRNSEVDEAGAGIIFSHGKGFFILTNRHVINQAPLERIRIYLEDGRLIRAKRVLTDRDTDVAVVEVDAERLVPAEVGDSSRVEVGEMVFAVGSPFGLSQTVTYGIISAVGRRNLQLGRQGLKLQNFFQTDAAINPGNSGGPLINLRGEVIGLNTAIASNSGGNDGIGFAIPIHAALSVAEQLIEKGQVARAFFGVRMDADFDAAAAKEIGLFRARGAKVSGVTPGSPAEAAKIQVGDIITKFHGQEVEDDLQLINIVSLCPLDEDIRFEIFRDGKFVEMTVRLAARNRFEN; encoded by the coding sequence ATGCGATCTTACCTATCCCTCTCGCTTGTCTTGCTCGTTTCCACGATTGCTTCGGGGCAAGAACGCTATGTCTCGCCGATGGAGCGTGCCGAGTTGCGTGAAGAAATTCTCGCTGAGGCTGATTTCCTTCAGCGGCATCTCAATCATTTAAAGCGTGTGGTGAAGTTCGTTCGTCCCTCCATCGTGCATATTGAAACGACGATGGCTGGTAATGGCTTCTCGCGAAATAGCGAAGTCGACGAAGCTGGTGCAGGGATTATCTTCTCACACGGCAAAGGTTTCTTCATCCTGACCAACCGCCATGTCATCAATCAGGCCCCGCTCGAGCGGATCCGAATTTACCTGGAAGATGGCCGGCTGATCCGCGCCAAGCGTGTTCTCACCGATCGCGATACCGACGTCGCCGTCGTTGAAGTCGACGCCGAGCGACTCGTGCCTGCCGAAGTGGGAGATAGTTCCCGGGTAGAAGTAGGCGAAATGGTATTTGCGGTCGGCAGTCCTTTTGGATTGAGTCAGACAGTAACTTACGGAATCATCAGTGCCGTTGGACGCCGCAACTTACAACTTGGTCGCCAAGGCTTGAAGTTACAGAATTTCTTTCAGACCGATGCCGCCATCAATCCAGGAAATAGCGGTGGTCCGCTGATCAACCTGCGAGGCGAGGTTATCGGTCTGAACACGGCCATTGCCAGCAACTCAGGCGGAAACGATGGCATCGGCTTTGCCATTCCGATTCACGCGGCCCTTAGCGTTGCCGAGCAATTGATCGAGAAAGGGCAAGTCGCGCGGGCATTCTTCGGTGTTCGTATGGATGCCGACTTCGACGCCGCAGCTGCCAAAGAGATCGGTTTGTTTCGTGCTCGCGGAGCGAAAGTAAGCGGCGTCACGCCTGGTTCACCTGCGGAAGCTGCCAAGATTCAAGTCGGTGACATCATCACCAAGTTCCACGGACAGGAAGTGGAAGACGATTTGCAACTGATCAACATCGTCAGCTTATGCCCGCTCGACGAAGACATTCGCTTCGAGATCTTCCGCGATGGCAAGTTCGTCGAAATGACCGTACGGCTTGCGGCTCGAAATCGATTTGAGAACTAG